A genomic stretch from Bacillus sp. N1-1 includes:
- a CDS encoding aminoglycoside phosphotransferase family protein, translating to MEKEMKSKVEEIIGKIERMSLLQDQGCTSEVHQVVTEEGSYVLKSSYERKYREWLRNEAVVLEKLNTNTEIPTPSYYGYFEGKNSSHLFMSFEKGITLTTALREAEKQEQLSLIKSFGQFLQRLHETTVTGFYNNHWLAEQLKKAESYLKTGHADGDLELLQKITLDRPSSVQQTMIHGDCTTDNVMVLDGKLIMFIDVGGMTIGDPRYDESLAIRKWIIHKEYMEAFYEGYRRYKVTKEEFEYFNEGLYEFF from the coding sequence ATGGAAAAAGAGATGAAAAGTAAAGTGGAAGAAATAATAGGAAAAATAGAGCGAATGAGTTTATTACAAGATCAGGGGTGTACCTCAGAAGTGCATCAAGTCGTCACGGAGGAAGGCAGCTATGTGCTAAAAAGTTCCTATGAACGAAAATATCGAGAATGGTTAAGAAATGAAGCTGTTGTATTAGAAAAGCTAAATACGAACACAGAGATCCCCACGCCGAGCTACTATGGTTATTTTGAAGGGAAGAATAGTAGCCATCTCTTTATGTCATTTGAGAAGGGGATAACATTAACAACTGCATTGAGAGAAGCAGAGAAGCAAGAACAACTGTCACTAATTAAGAGTTTTGGACAGTTTCTTCAACGTCTCCATGAAACGACTGTTACTGGGTTTTATAATAATCATTGGCTTGCTGAACAGTTAAAAAAGGCGGAGAGTTACCTGAAAACTGGTCATGCTGACGGAGATTTAGAGCTTTTACAGAAGATAACATTAGATCGACCTTCAAGCGTCCAACAAACGATGATACACGGGGACTGCACGACCGATAATGTCATGGTTTTAGACGGAAAATTGATTATGTTTATTGATGTTGGGGGAATGACGATAGGCGATCCTAGGTATGATGAATCCTTAGCGATTCGAAAATGGATTATCCATAAGGAATACATGGAAGCTTTTTATGAAGGATACAGGCGTTATAAGGTAACAAAAGAAGAGTTCGAGTATTTTAATGAGGGGTTATATGAATTTTTCTAA
- a CDS encoding nucleotidyltransferase family protein, giving the protein MKLIESDERMMEIIKAASQLSLPDWWICAGFVRSKIWDTLHGFENRTDPPDVDVIYYDHEDISEKTEKELEAELMRILPDVPWSVKNEARMHVMNHIEPYTSAEDAISKFPETATALGVKIDKDNNLILTAPWGVDDVINLELKPTPFFKESKERVAIYRERVIKKNWKGIWEKINVYKL; this is encoded by the coding sequence ATGAAGCTAATCGAAAGCGATGAACGAATGATGGAAATCATCAAGGCTGCAAGTCAACTGAGTTTGCCAGATTGGTGGATATGCGCGGGATTTGTCCGTTCAAAGATTTGGGACACACTACACGGATTTGAAAACAGAACTGACCCGCCAGATGTTGATGTCATTTATTATGATCATGAAGATATAAGTGAAAAAACCGAAAAAGAATTAGAGGCTGAGTTGATGAGAATTCTCCCGGATGTACCTTGGTCTGTTAAGAATGAAGCACGAATGCACGTGATGAATCACATCGAACCCTATACTTCTGCAGAGGATGCGATTTCCAAGTTTCCAGAAACCGCCACTGCTCTTGGTGTCAAAATCGATAAGGATAACAATCTTATTCTTACTGCTCCCTGGGGTGTCGATGATGTAATCAATTTAGAGTTGAAGCCAACACCCTTTTTTAAAGAGAGTAAAGAACGAGTTGCCATTTATAGAGAGCGAGTGATAAAGAAAAATTGGAAGGGGATTTGGGAGAAGATCAACGTGTATAAGTTATAG
- a CDS encoding DUF4367 domain-containing protein, whose amino-acid sequence MLKKILFITMVLIITAGCASNQSSSENMEEENTTKDDVTTVLEQIFSGPDEELTQIYEEEKYEEVSTYYMDKFNSYFTEDYMESAMNTNLLNSFHLKAYGNGLKMAIGTINVEQREDTATAYDFDIQVNVSNGQTADVSGRVNTNEEGKITQIRYMDPQSLPYAFDTATETEDGLFDYDRSRLVSRTGDEAYQPMYPTVMPFEVDGVEIKHESQDDSSITFIFHGESGEKMELTTVQNGEISSDQVETEEISIGDQKGLYAGKEGETQRLIWTNGSITYELKGRIEDLSKEDLLIVAESFE is encoded by the coding sequence TTGCTTAAAAAAATCTTATTCATTACGATGGTGCTCATCATAACTGCTGGTTGTGCATCTAACCAGTCTTCTAGCGAAAACATGGAAGAAGAGAATACGACGAAAGATGATGTCACAACGGTGCTTGAGCAAATATTTTCAGGACCGGATGAAGAATTAACACAGATTTATGAAGAGGAAAAGTACGAAGAGGTTTCTACCTACTACATGGACAAATTCAACTCTTACTTTACAGAAGACTATATGGAGAGTGCGATGAACACCAATTTACTTAACAGCTTTCATCTTAAGGCGTATGGAAATGGTCTTAAAATGGCTATTGGGACCATAAACGTTGAGCAGCGTGAGGACACAGCAACCGCCTATGATTTTGACATACAAGTCAATGTAAGCAATGGTCAAACGGCGGATGTTAGTGGGAGAGTCAACACAAACGAAGAAGGAAAGATTACGCAAATCCGCTATATGGATCCTCAATCATTGCCCTATGCTTTCGATACAGCAACAGAAACAGAAGATGGACTATTCGACTATGATCGTTCAAGATTAGTAAGTCGAACTGGAGATGAAGCCTATCAGCCTATGTATCCGACAGTCATGCCTTTTGAAGTAGATGGGGTAGAAATCAAACATGAGAGTCAGGATGACAGCTCCATAACGTTTATCTTTCATGGTGAATCAGGTGAAAAGATGGAATTGACGACCGTACAAAATGGTGAGATCTCTTCTGATCAGGTAGAGACAGAGGAGATTTCAATTGGCGATCAAAAAGGATTGTATGCAGGAAAGGAAGGCGAAACGCAACGATTGATTTGGACAAATGGTTCGATCACTTATGAGTTGAAAGGGAGGATAGAAGACTTATCAAAAGAAGATCTGCTTATAGTTGCGGAGTCTTTTGAATAA
- a CDS encoding HIT family protein, producing the protein MIYKEDCPFCHPERDDKQKILFENECCYFLQHDDQQDILEGCGVIVPKKHHANAFELSKEEWNDTYELLQDAKKYLDQAFSPDGYTLGWNVGEVSNQFIFHSHLHVIPRYDDEPLAGKGLRYWLKQPENKRKKLHL; encoded by the coding sequence TTGATATACAAAGAGGACTGTCCATTTTGTCATCCTGAAAGAGACGACAAACAAAAGATTCTATTTGAAAATGAATGTTGCTACTTCTTACAACATGACGATCAACAAGATATCTTAGAAGGTTGTGGAGTCATCGTTCCTAAGAAGCATCACGCTAATGCATTTGAATTATCGAAAGAAGAGTGGAACGACACCTATGAACTTCTACAGGATGCAAAGAAATACCTGGATCAAGCGTTTTCTCCAGATGGTTATACACTCGGTTGGAATGTCGGAGAAGTCTCAAATCAATTCATTTTCCATAGTCATCTGCATGTTATACCAAGATATGATGACGAACCATTGGCTGGGAAAGGATTGCGTTACTGGCTTAAACAGCCTGAAAATAAAAGAAAAAAGTTACATCTGTAG
- a CDS encoding sigma-70 family RNA polymerase sigma factor: MNEVKLVKKAKKGDKEAFEQLLVLHKDQLYRTAFLYVRNREDALDVVQETAFRSYLAIKTLQEEKFFVTWLTKILIRCAYDSLKKRKNNVPLEKVTPILSKLDKRSDDVMDLADATNKLEQKYRDVIVLFHYHDLSIKEVALVLDLPENTVKTYLQRGRKQLRTILEGAGLNEGKSL, from the coding sequence ATGAATGAAGTAAAGCTTGTCAAGAAAGCGAAAAAGGGAGACAAGGAAGCTTTTGAACAACTCCTTGTCTTACATAAAGATCAGTTATATCGAACGGCATTTCTTTATGTGCGAAATCGAGAGGATGCATTGGATGTTGTTCAAGAAACGGCGTTTCGAAGTTATTTAGCCATCAAGACGTTACAAGAAGAAAAGTTCTTTGTTACGTGGCTAACGAAGATCCTCATTCGCTGCGCTTACGATTCCTTAAAGAAAAGAAAAAATAACGTTCCATTAGAAAAGGTAACGCCAATTTTATCAAAGCTTGATAAACGTTCAGACGACGTAATGGATTTGGCTGATGCTACAAATAAGCTTGAACAGAAATACCGAGATGTGATTGTGCTGTTCCATTATCATGATTTGTCGATAAAGGAAGTGGCTCTTGTCCTGGATCTACCTGAAAATACGGTGAAGACATATCTCCAAAGAGGTCGAAAGCAGTTGAGAACAATTTTAGAGGGGGCTGGTTTAAATGAAGGAAAATCTTTATAA